The DNA region CTGACAGTTACTCTGCTTGTAACTTCCCAAAGGGTTGACCCCATGCCGTGAGCTGACTCCTTAACCACCGCGGGAACCATTTGAAACACATCTCTCATTACTGCTGTGATAAAAGGCAGTATCATAAATGCAAGGATGATCCCTGCGGTGAGCATACCAATACCAATTGGGGGCCCGCTGAAAAGACCTATATCGCCAAAAACATTTTTTAAGAGAGGCTGTACATTATCTGCCATGAACGGCGCAAATACAAAAAGCCCCCACATACCGTAAATAATACTTGGTATAGCAGCCAGCAGTTCTATGGCCATTCCTATCCACTTGCTCACAGACTTAGGCATCAATTCCACTAAAAACATGGCAATTAACAAACTGAGAGGTACAGCTATCACCATAGCAATAAATGTCGAAACTAGTGTTCCGTAAATACTGCTTGCAGCTCCAAAAACCTGCCGTATAGGATCCCATATATTTGAGTAGAGAAATTTAAACCCAAATTTTCTAATTGATAGTTCCGAACTTTGCAGCAGCTCCACAAACAGCGCTGCCATGATTATTAATATCACAGCAGCGCCTATCATGGTGATAATTTTAAAAAAGGTGTCCCATTTGTTCTGAGTACTAGTCTCTTTAAACATCCTCATCCAATTATCTGTCTTTTCCTTTTATATTCTCAAATAAAAATTATTACCAAACCGGCCTGTTACCCGCTGTCATCTCTTTGTGCCATGTACTTTCCACAAGAACAATAACTGTCCTCGGCATAGGAACGTAGTCCAGTTTCTCAGCAAGATCTGCACCGTGCTTGTAGCACCAGTCGAAAAATTTCAGTACACTTTTAGCCTTGTCAGCATCATTCTGATTTTTATACATTAAGATAAACGATGCACCGCTTATGGGCCATGTATTATTACCAGGCTGATTTGTTAACACAAGATAAAAACCCGGTGCATTATTCCAGTCAGCATTTGCAGCAGCAGCCTGAAAGGACTCAAGTGACGGTGATACGAATCTTCCCGCTTTATTCTGCAGTTTGACATACGGTATTTTGTTCTGTAAAGCATAAGCATATTCAACATACCCGATAGCGCCGTCCACTTTTTTAACAAAAACTGCTACACCTTCATTACCTTTACCTGCAATACTGTTAGCTTCAGGCCATCTTGGCGCTTTGCTAAAACTTACTTTTTCTTTCCACTCTTCGGAAATTTTTGAAAGATAATTTGTAAAAATCCAGGTAGTGCCGGAACCGTCTGCCCTGTGGACAGTAGTGACAGTCTTATCGGGAAGTTTAACTCCCGGATTGTTTTTTACTATTTCAGGATCATTCCACTTCCTGATTTTACCAAGAAACATATCAGCAAGATTCTCAGCAGAAAGCTTAATCTGTCCTGCAATAAATCCTTTTAGATTAAAAATCGGTACAACACCACCAATAACCATAGGAAACTGCAGAAGGCCTGCAGCTTTTAGCTCTTCCACTTTAAGAGGAGCATCAGAAGCCCCAAAATCAACAGTCTTTGCTTTTATCTGTGCAATACCGCCGCCGGAACCTATGGACTGATAGTTGAGCCGGATTTTGTAAAGTTCTTCGTACTTGTGCGACCACTGCATATAAATCGGATAAGGGAATGAAGCACCTGCACCATTTATAACAGCTACTTTTTTATCAGAAGCTGCTGCTTCCGGTGAAAACACAGCCAAACCCAGTACTAAAATCAAACCTGCTGTTAAAAATATTCTGATTGTTTTCATTTTTTTCTCCAAAATTAAATTATAGTTCAGAAAATATCTTCAAAAATATAACATACGAATATTACAACTGCGTTAGCATTGTGTCAATTTTCTGTTAAAAATTGTACTGAAAATTTACGTTAAAAGAGTTGCTACTGCTGCCATCTTCAAGAATACGTACATTCGGCGCAATCATCAGGCTTTTAGCCGGAACGTAAACCATACCTGCAATGATGTAATCCTCACTGATAATTCCGTTATCAGATTTGTCATATCTGCCAAAAACCTGTACTTTTTTTGCAATCTTATATATTGCATATGCAGAATAGAGTTTATCGGCTTCATCTTTTGCACTGTCATTTAATATGTTAAGCTCTGCCCCTATGCGGATGTTGTGGGCAGCAAATCCGGCAAGAAACCCTATAAGCTTTTTACTGAAAACATCTCCGTTTTTATACGGCTCGTAAGAGAAAACCATGCCGACATTAAAACCGTCTTTCTTATCTAACCGCTGCTCTCCGTATCCCATCAGAACAGAATATTTTTTGTATTTTTCCGTCTCGGCTTTTTTGTATCCACCGCCGTTTGTAACCATAGCATTGACAAAACCCTTTTCTGCAAAATGTCTGCTGAAACCAATACCAAGGTCAGCAGAGCTTGCAAACTTTTCCCTGTCCATTGCTGATTTTTCAATAAACCTGTAACCCCATGTTTTTTCCTGAATCTTAAACACATTCATTCCCTGCAGCCCGAACATCAGTATTCCTGCATTTGTCTTCCATTTTACAAGAGCATTTTTAAGATAAGCATACAGGTTTGTATTTACATTCTCCTTCTGCCTGCCTACATCCAACTGCACTTTAAAACTAACTGCATCTGTTACACTTTTTGAATAGGTCAAATAAACTCTGTTAATTCCAAAACCGTTCTGATCCGGCGAACTCTCTGCGGTTTTAAACGAATAGTCAAAAAACACAAGGCTGCTTACTTTTCCTTGCTGAGCAAAAACTGCTGTTGAAATAAGCAATAGACTTGCAATAACCGCTAACCAAAACTTCATAACATACTCCTTTTTGTAAGTTTAATTTTTGTTTCGGTATAAAGATAATATGTATTTGTTAGGATAATGTTAGGGAATTAATAGGATTTCATTAATTAAGATAAAATGCAGATTTTTTTATGCTGAATTCAGTGATATTGTAAAAACAGTTCCTTCACCAGGAGTGCTGTCAACTTTAATTTTTCCTTTATGCGCATATACAATATGTTTTACAATGGCCAGACCCAGGCCTGTTCCGCCTATATCTCTGCTTCTGCCCTTGTCCACACGGTAAAATCTTTCAAATAAACGTTCGTGATGTTCGCGTGGAATACCGCAGCCCCAGTCCTGCACGGAAATAACAACACTTTTATTATTTTCTTTAACATTGATATATACTCTGCTGTTTTCCTCACTGTATTTGACAGCATTATCAACCAGATTAATTATTGCCTGTTCTAAAAAGGCACTATTAAGCAACCCCTTAGTGCTTTCAGCGCAGTCCACCTCTATGTTAATGTGCTTTTTTTCAGCCAACGGACTGCTAAAACAAACAGCAGACTGAATAACAGGTAGAATTTTCTGCCTCTCCAGCTTAATACCTGCCTTCTCCTGCTGCTCTATTTTTGAAAGTTCCAGCAAGTCGTTGATTATTGCATTCATTCTGTCACTGTGATGTAAAATTATTTTTAAGAAACGGTCAAGGGTTTCTTCATCCTTTACATCACCATTGAGAAGGGTTTCTACATATCCTTTAATTGAAGTAATCGGTGTTTTAAGCTCATGAGAAACATTTGCAACAAACTCCATTCTCATTTTGTCCCACTGCTTTATTCTCGTAATGTCATTTATTACAACAATAACACCTATTGATTCTTTTGACAGGTCTTGTATCGGGGCAGAGTTCATAAGAAAAATTCTTTCAGATTTACTGGAGATTGGAATTTCCTCTTCCAGATGTTTCTTTGCCTTCAAGGCTCTGTCAATAAAATCAAGAAGATCCCTGTTTCTCACTATTTCGTATATGGGATGCTTATGAACCTCTTTTTCTTTGATTCCGAGATACTCACGTGCAGCCTTATTGATACGAATAATTTTCTCTTCAGGATCCACTGCCAAAACACCTTCTTGCATACTCCTGAACATGGCCTCCTGTTCATTCCGCTGCATTGATATTGTCCTGATCCGTTTATCCAATTGTTCTGCCATCGAATTCAAAGTGTCTGCGAGAGATGAAATCTCTTTTGGCCCTTCTCCGCCTGCCGGTTTTGAAAAATCTCCATTTGCAAAGCGGTCTGCACTTCTCTTGATATTTTCAATTGGCCTGCTTATACTCCGGGATATCCAAAAACTGGCCAATCCGGTCAACAACAGAATTATCAGGCCGCCCCAGATAAGACGTATATGAAGTTTTAACAGAGTTTGATGATAATCGGAGAAAGGAATTGCAAGACGTACAACTGCTTCTAATTTTTTATTTGAGTAATATGGTACTGCAAGATACAAAAGTTCCTTTTTAAGAGTATAACTATGCCTGATTGAATGGCCTGTTGCTCCGGAAAATGCCTTGATTATTTCCGGACGGTCGCTGTGGTTATCCATTAAATCCGGATATTTGTGGGAATCGTTTAACACTTTACCGTCAGGACGGATAATTGTAATACGAACACCTGCAATCCTGCTTAGTTCCACACATTCAGTCTGCAGTTTTTCAGTTCTGCTCAGGAGATTATCAATTTTTATCCTGTTAGAAATCAGGTCCGCTCTGATTTTTAAATCTGAAATCACAGTATTTGTATAAAATTCTTTAACAATTCTGAATTCATAGGTGCCGAGTAAAACCACAGCCATTACTACAACAATTAAAAATGACGGAAAAATCTGTGTAAAAAGTTTTTTGTTTTTCATAATTCTCTGCACCTATAGCCCACACCGCGGACTGTTTCAATGTATTTGGCCGCATTTCCCAGCTTCTTCCGGAGACCTACTATCTGCACGTCAACAGATCTGTCCGTAACCGGATAATCGTATCCATGCACATTGTCAACTATTTCATTACGGGTATAAACTCTTCCCGGATGACGAAGCAAAAGATGAAGAATTTCAAATTCAGTATGTGTAAGATCAATTACTTCTCCCGATACCTGTGCCCTGTATTTCTCCGGATCAATTACAATGTTTTGAAAAACAATCCGCTCATTCTCATTTTGTACAGTGCTCTGATGCCTGCGCATTACACTCTTTATGCGTGCTATTAAAATTTGCGGGCTGAACGGCTTTGTAATATAATCATCTGCTCCCAGTTCCAGCCCTTTAACTATATCATTTTCCTCTCCACGTGCAGTAAGCATTATAATTGGTATAGAGCTTGTTTCAGGGTCTGATTTTAACAATCTGCATACATCAAGTCCGTCAATACCGGGAAGCATCAGATCAAGAACTATTAAATCAGGAGACGCAGAACGCACATCTTTAATAGCCTGTTCTCCTGAGCCGGCAATTTTAGCATCAAATCCGGAATTTTTGATATTAAATGCTACAAGTTCTGAAATATCAGGCTCGTCATCAACTATCAGAACACTATAATGCCTGCTTTCTTCAACCATACACCTGACCTTTTAAAATTTATTAAAGCTGAATTAAATTTTCAATTGTATGAACTAAATATACAAAAACCGCAGGAATTTACAAATATTTACAATATGCACTATCAATCAAAAGGATATGCCCGTACCTTCATTTTAGAATAAAACTCTTTTTCAGCATCAGGTAAATCAATCCGGATTATCTTTTTCTCTCCGGGCAAGAGATAAAAATAATTATCAGAAAAAACTCCTTTATCCTCCGGATAATCAATAACAACATACTTTACAAAAACTTCAGATTTTATTTCCACACAAAATTTACCTGTTCTTTTTATAGTTTTATATTCAAATTTTGGTTCAGGGAAATCAATATCTTTTGTTCTGGCAAAAAACAGATTATTTTCTGTCAGCACTTTTTTATTCTGTTCAACTTTCAGACTCAGGAATGTTTTCTTCTTATCAAATCTATGAAAATCTTTAAACTCTCTTGAAAAAACAACCTTGCTTGTATTTGCAGGCATACTTACATATTCCTCGTGATACCACAGCTCTTTTCCAAAAAAATCCATTAATTTTATCTTTAACTTCACATCTCTATTTTCAGAAATATCTGAAACAAGATATACCTCTAACTTTCCATCTTTATAAACAGCAGATACAAGAACAGGTGCGTACAATTTTTTCAGATAATAGTGAAACGCCTTCCAGCGTCCGAAATAATCAATACTTGACCACGACACAACAGGCCAGCAATCATCAAGCTGCCAGTACAATGAGCCCATACAATACGGC from bacterium includes:
- a CDS encoding response regulator: MVEESRHYSVLIVDDEPDISELVAFNIKNSGFDAKIAGSGEQAIKDVRSASPDLIVLDLMLPGIDGLDVCRLLKSDPETSSIPIIMLTARGEENDIVKGLELGADDYITKPFSPQILIARIKSVMRRHQSTVQNENERIVFQNIVIDPEKYRAQVSGEVIDLTHTEFEILHLLLRHPGRVYTRNEIVDNVHGYDYPVTDRSVDVQIVGLRKKLGNAAKYIETVRGVGYRCREL
- the pstC gene encoding phosphate ABC transporter permease subunit PstC; translated protein: MRMFKETSTQNKWDTFFKIITMIGAAVILIIMAALFVELLQSSELSIRKFGFKFLYSNIWDPIRQVFGAASSIYGTLVSTFIAMVIAVPLSLLIAMFLVELMPKSVSKWIGMAIELLAAIPSIIYGMWGLFVFAPFMADNVQPLLKNVFGDIGLFSGPPIGIGMLTAGIILAFMILPFITAVMRDVFQMVPAVVKESAHGMGSTLWEVTSRVTVRYGFQGVIGAAFLGLGRAIGETMAVTFVIGNSHRISASLFSPANSITSTLANEFAEASEPVYLSALIELGLILFLLTVIIQILSRMWLKKVKKSIGVQ
- the pstS gene encoding phosphate ABC transporter substrate-binding protein PstS, with product MKTIRIFLTAGLILVLGLAVFSPEAAASDKKVAVINGAGASFPYPIYMQWSHKYEELYKIRLNYQSIGSGGGIAQIKAKTVDFGASDAPLKVEELKAAGLLQFPMVIGGVVPIFNLKGFIAGQIKLSAENLADMFLGKIRKWNDPEIVKNNPGVKLPDKTVTTVHRADGSGTTWIFTNYLSKISEEWKEKVSFSKAPRWPEANSIAGKGNEGVAVFVKKVDGAIGYVEYAYALQNKIPYVKLQNKAGRFVSPSLESFQAAAANADWNNAPGFYLVLTNQPGNNTWPISGASFILMYKNQNDADKAKSVLKFFDWCYKHGADLAEKLDYVPMPRTVIVLVESTWHKEMTAGNRPVW
- a CDS encoding HAMP domain-containing protein; translation: MKNKKLFTQIFPSFLIVVVMAVVLLGTYEFRIVKEFYTNTVISDLKIRADLISNRIKIDNLLSRTEKLQTECVELSRIAGVRITIIRPDGKVLNDSHKYPDLMDNHSDRPEIIKAFSGATGHSIRHSYTLKKELLYLAVPYYSNKKLEAVVRLAIPFSDYHQTLLKLHIRLIWGGLIILLLTGLASFWISRSISRPIENIKRSADRFANGDFSKPAGGEGPKEISSLADTLNSMAEQLDKRIRTISMQRNEQEAMFRSMQEGVLAVDPEEKIIRINKAAREYLGIKEKEVHKHPIYEIVRNRDLLDFIDRALKAKKHLEEEIPISSKSERIFLMNSAPIQDLSKESIGVIVVINDITRIKQWDKMRMEFVANVSHELKTPITSIKGYVETLLNGDVKDEETLDRFLKIILHHSDRMNAIINDLLELSKIEQQEKAGIKLERQKILPVIQSAVCFSSPLAEKKHINIEVDCAESTKGLLNSAFLEQAIINLVDNAVKYSEENSRVYINVKENNKSVVISVQDWGCGIPREHHERLFERFYRVDKGRSRDIGGTGLGLAIVKHIVYAHKGKIKVDSTPGEGTVFTISLNSA